TGTCAATTTTTACTATCAGCACTTGCACAAAGTCATCGCTTTGTGCGCCAATCTCACCAAAGGTCGATGAAATTATCAGGTACATCATAAACAACACCCCCAAAGTTATAAATGAAATTGAGGGGATTATGAGATAAAACGGCACTTTCTTGCTTCTAAGGAAAATTGTAATTGGTTGAAACATGGTTGCAGCAAGAAATGCGAAAGTAAGAGGAATAATAATTGCTGAGAATGTCGCGAGGAGATAGAAAGCTAACACTACAGCAAAAGACAGAAGCAGGACGAATATTCGATTAAGGCTTTTTTCCATTAAAATCTTTAAAATTGTTAAAGCAAGATAACAGAAATCGAGAGTATAAAAAAGAAAAAGGCGATCAAATCATCATTAAATCTGACCGCCTGTAAATTTAGAATAACAGATTGTTGGGGGTTCTTGGGTAGGGAATTACATCACGGATGTTTTTCATCCCTGTAAGGTACATGACAGCACGCTCAAGACCGAGTCCGAATCCTGCATGAGGGAATGATCCAAATTTTCTGATGTCCTGATACCACTCATACTCTTCAGGTACAATTCCAACCGCAAGCATCTTCTGATGGAGGACTTCATAGTTTTCCTCTCTCTGGCTTCCTCCGATTATCTCACCAACACCGGGAACCAGTAAATCCATGGCTCTTACAGTCTTGTTGTCGCTATTCAGCTTCATATAGAAAGCTTTTATATCCTTAGGATAGTCAATAACGAAGACGGGCTTCTTAAAGATTTCCTCAGTAATATATCTTTCATGTTCCGTTTGGAGATTTTCTCCCCACTCAACGGGATATTCAAATGTATGACCCGATTTTTTCAGGTAATCGATTGCTTCAGTGTATGTGATCGTTGCGAAATCTGAATTCAAAACATTGTCAAGACGGGACAGGAGTTCATTATCAACAAACTTGTTAAAAAATTCCAGTTCATCCGGTGCTTGAGTCATTACTTCATTCAGGACGAACTTCATCATATCCTGTGCCAGCCTCATATCATCTTCCAGCTCAGCGAATGCTATTTCAGGTTCAATCATCCAAAATTCGTTTGCATGACGGGCGGTATTTGAATTTTCAGCACGGAAAGTCGGTCCAAAAGTGTAAACATTTCTGAAAGCAAAACAGAATGCTTCTACCGCAAGTTGTCCTGAAACGGTAAGAAATGATGGTTTTCCAAAGAGCTCCTGCGAAAAATCTATCTGTTTTTTTTCATCCCTTGGGGGATTGTCAATGTTCAGTGTAGTTACACGAAACATTTCTCCGGCGCCCTCGGCATCTGTACTTGTTATGATCGGAGTATGAACATAAACGAAGCCTTTTTCCTGAAAGAATTTGTGAATTGCATATGAAACTATCGATCTGACCCGGAAAGTTGCCATATAGGTATTGGTTCTGGGTCTAAGATGAGCGATGGTTCTGAGGAATTCGAAAGAATGTCTTTTCTTCTGAATGGGGTTATCGAGTGAAGCAAAGCCGACCACTTTTATTTCATCAGCTTTTAGTTCGAAAGGTTGTTTGTCGCCCAATGAGCGAACATATGCTCCGTTTATCTCAAGCGATGAACCGATGGAAATTTTTTCAATTTCTTCAAAGTTGGAGATTGAATCATCAAACACAACCTGAAGATTCTTGAAACAGGAACCATCATTTAATTCAATAAATCCAAAATTCTTGGAGATGCGCGAAGTTCTTACCCAACCGGTAAGTTTTAATTTTTCGCCTTCAAATTTTTCTCCTCCGGCGAGCAGATCTTTAACCGTAACGGCATTATATGACATATTGATCCAAAATTTATTCTAATTCAATTCCAAATTTAGTGAAAATTTATTTGCAAGGACTCTACTAACGAATGTTCTTTTAAAATCGGGCAGTCTAAAGTATGTTTGTATTAAAGAATTCAAAAAAAATGGAAGAAAAAGTGAAAGTATTGTTTGTTTGTCTTGGGAATATCTGCCGTTCACCTGCTGCAGAGGGAGTGTTTCGTGAGAAAGCTAAAATCGCCGGACTGGAAAGTAATTTTGAGATAGATTCAGCAGGGACAGCAGGTTACCACATTGGTGAGTCGGCTGACAGAAGAATGATAACACATTGTAATGAAAGAGGTTATGATATCACACCTCACAGAGCAAGGAAACTGTCCGCAAATGATCTTAAAGAATATGACATTATTTTGGCAATGGACAGATCAAATTATTATAACATTACATCGCTGGATTCAGATGGCACATATCGCGAAAAAATCAGAATGATGACCGATTTTGTTACTCGATGGAATGTAAATGAAGTACCGGATCCGTATTATGACGGACCTGAGGCATTCCATCATGTAATCGACCTTCTCGAGGATGGATGTGATAATTTACTTAATTACCTGCTTAATCATTACAATCCAAAATGAATTATTTATCAGATTTGACAGGTGAAGATGTCAAGTTTGTGAGGAGGGCAGGAGGTGGGTGCATCGCTGATTTTGCAATCTATGCAGGAGCAAGTGGCACGCAATATTTTGTAAAAACTTACAAAAGTGAAAGTGGGAATCTGAAGGCGGAAGTGGAGGCAGCAGGGCTAAATGAACTCGCAAAACAAAGTCAGATTCGTGTTCCAAAAGTCTTTGCCTGCTCCGGGAATACTCTTGTAATGGAAATGATAAAAGAAGGGCGAGCACGGTCTAATTTTTGGGAAAATTTTGGCAGAGATCTCTATTTTTTCCATGAGACAGTTTCCGATTCCGGATTCGGTTTCCATGAAGATAATTTTATCGGTGACTCTGTGCAGAAAAACACTCCATTTATGGACTCTTGGGTCGATTTTTACAGAGATAAAAGACTTATGCCTCAATTTCGAATTATGAGCCAAAACGGTTATACTGATAAATTGCTGGCTACAAAATTTGACTCTCTGTTAAAAAGACTGCCTGAATTAATTGATGATAAATCGGTAAAACCGTCCTTGCTGCACGGTGATTTATGGTCTGGGAATGTAATGGTGGATGAGACCGGGGAAGCTGTTATCTTCGATCCGGCAGTTTATTATGGTGACCGGGAAACAGATATCGCGATGACGGAGCTGTTTGGAGGATTTGATGGCGACTTTTACGGGGCGTATTTCGAAAGTTATAGCCGGTATAACCAATACAAAGAGAGAAAAGAGCTATATCAACTCTATCATCTGATGAATCATTTAAATCTGTTTGGGTCAGGATATCTGGGGAGTGTGAAAAGTATAATTCAAAAATATGCTTAGTTACACTTCAACTATTTTATTCCTGTCGACGACTTTGAAGAAGTATTTTCCCGGTTCAAATTCCTGAAGTGCTTCCTCAATAAATATTTCCAGTTTATCGGGTTCGGAGCAGGTGTACAAGTCGATGGAAAGTCTTGATTCCTCGGGAAAAGTATGGACCAATGCATGAGATTCGCTAAGAATGGATACGAAAGTCAAGCCCTGTGGAGTGAACTCGTGCTTCATAGATGATACTATTGAAAATCCGGATCTCTTGAGAAGCGAGTTGAAAACAGAGCTGATTTTCTCATTATCGTAAAGATCGTGACCTTTACAATTACAAAGCTCAAAAATCAGGGTGTATTTGTTCATCATGGCAAAAATTCGCCGCTTGTCAGCGATTATAAAATTTAATCAAAAACAGAGTATAATTTAGCAGATTTTTAATTATATTTCGAACAAAATTAAATCATTCGAGGAAAAAATATGTCTTCAAAATATGAATTGGTAAAAAATTATTTAATTAATCTGGGATATCACATCTCAAGGGAAATACCGGAAGAGGAAATAGTGATTGTTGATGATACAGACAAGGGCATTTCGAATCTGATTATAGATTGCGAAAACCCTCTTTTGATCTTCGAACAGTACATTGGAAAACTCAAAAAAGATGAAAAAGATGTTTACAAAAAACTCCTTCAAGTAAACAGAAAACTTGTTCACGGGGCATTCGTCCTTGAAGAGGTTAATAACACGCTTCTTTTTAGAGACACCCTCCAATTGGAGAATCTTGATGAAAACGAAGTTGAAGGCACAATGTCATCCATCCATTTCGCGATGGCAGAGCATACTGATTTTCTTATTGAAATTTGCAAATAGAGGAGAACATGATGAGTATTTTCAAAAGGCTGTTTAAAATCGGTCAAGCAGAAGCCCATACAGTGATCGACAAACTCGAAGATCCAATCAAGATGTCGGAGCAGGCGATAAGGGATCTTAAGAACAAT
This genomic window from Ignavibacteria bacterium contains:
- the asnS gene encoding asparagine--tRNA ligase, whose protein sequence is MSYNAVTVKDLLAGGEKFEGEKLKLTGWVRTSRISKNFGFIELNDGSCFKNLQVVFDDSISNFEEIEKISIGSSLEINGAYVRSLGDKQPFELKADEIKVVGFASLDNPIQKKRHSFEFLRTIAHLRPRTNTYMATFRVRSIVSYAIHKFFQEKGFVYVHTPIITSTDAEGAGEMFRVTTLNIDNPPRDEKKQIDFSQELFGKPSFLTVSGQLAVEAFCFAFRNVYTFGPTFRAENSNTARHANEFWMIEPEIAFAELEDDMRLAQDMMKFVLNEVMTQAPDELEFFNKFVDNELLSRLDNVLNSDFATITYTEAIDYLKKSGHTFEYPVEWGENLQTEHERYITEEIFKKPVFVIDYPKDIKAFYMKLNSDNKTVRAMDLLVPGVGEIIGGSQREENYEVLHQKMLAVGIVPEEYEWYQDIRKFGSFPHAGFGLGLERAVMYLTGMKNIRDVIPYPRTPNNLLF
- a CDS encoding low molecular weight phosphotyrosine protein phosphatase, which encodes MKVLFVCLGNICRSPAAEGVFREKAKIAGLESNFEIDSAGTAGYHIGESADRRMITHCNERGYDITPHRARKLSANDLKEYDIILAMDRSNYYNITSLDSDGTYREKIRMMTDFVTRWNVNEVPDPYYDGPEAFHHVIDLLEDGCDNLLNYLLNHYNPK
- a CDS encoding fructosamine kinase family protein, encoding MNYLSDLTGEDVKFVRRAGGGCIADFAIYAGASGTQYFVKTYKSESGNLKAEVEAAGLNELAKQSQIRVPKVFACSGNTLVMEMIKEGRARSNFWENFGRDLYFFHETVSDSGFGFHEDNFIGDSVQKNTPFMDSWVDFYRDKRLMPQFRIMSQNGYTDKLLATKFDSLLKRLPELIDDKSVKPSLLHGDLWSGNVMVDETGEAVIFDPAVYYGDRETDIAMTELFGGFDGDFYGAYFESYSRYNQYKERKELYQLYHLMNHLNLFGSGYLGSVKSIIQKYA
- a CDS encoding S-adenosylmethionine decarboxylase — its product is MMNKYTLIFELCNCKGHDLYDNEKISSVFNSLLKRSGFSIVSSMKHEFTPQGLTFVSILSESHALVHTFPEESRLSIDLYTCSEPDKLEIFIEEALQEFEPGKYFFKVVDRNKIVEV
- a CDS encoding YbjN domain-containing protein — encoded protein: MSSKYELVKNYLINLGYHISREIPEEEIVIVDDTDKGISNLIIDCENPLLIFEQYIGKLKKDEKDVYKKLLQVNRKLVHGAFVLEEVNNTLLFRDTLQLENLDENEVEGTMSSIHFAMAEHTDFLIEICK